The following proteins are co-located in the Seriola aureovittata isolate HTS-2021-v1 ecotype China chromosome 7, ASM2101889v1, whole genome shotgun sequence genome:
- the zyx gene encoding zyxin: MEDSNNGKPFMVTSSLNFKVTTPSFYNQPKKFASVAPPRPKSQTPPSAPSPTPIGTGVIGRVGDLPPPPPSLCDDFPPPPPPPPLDDDLPAPPPECHTTPSASDAPPPAFPAPPPVADDLPLPAPPEESACPPTCPSPPPPPPPPPLPASGTSIASAVGNPQRLMEKQTSFDQQLDSLTDLLSEMETRGPFNPKLPSQYSSAPAPKPSAPPPTAPKPALSFLPPPEMGDRPPPAPWAEELKARTNRQANHNSAPNSAAQPFSKAPAVAPKSGFGGRVGTSSASLAQKLNQNLNQTPAPISGAPKPSPPSATSSFPPPPSAPPAPPAAPNNMAASPASNHIKSSPFASQVNTNQKPPAAVPPPQPKMMASPPSQPIKSPPASTPSAPGPVLIPGGGVPLNMREVEELERMTKDFIKDMDTHAPVITSPPTEVCGKCGEALSRTQPAVRAMDKLFHSNCFCCMSCQRPLQGMQFYDRDGSPQCEDCYMSSLAVCCRCGERITDRVLKAVGQCFHAHCFRCSTCSCVLEGAPFITDDNNNPYCVQDYHRRFSPLCVSCNEPIVPAPGSEETVRVVALDKNFHLKCYRCEDCTRPLSIEADENGCYPLDGRILCMKCHTQRAKRAAQ, encoded by the exons atggAGGACTCCAACAACGGCAAGCCATTCATGGTGACATCCTCTCTGAACTTCAAAGTCACCACCCCGTCCTTCTACAACCAGCCAAAGAAGTTTGCCTCGGTGGCACCGCCACGACCCAAAAGCCAGACACCTCCCTCAGCTCCATCTCCAACACCAATAGGCACAGGGGTGATTGGACGAGTGGGAGATCTGCCTCCACCACCCCCTTCACTCTGTGAtg ACTtcccgccccctcctcctcctcctccactggaTGATGATTTGCCAGCACCCCCACCTGAATGCCATACCACACCCTCTGCCTCTGACGCCCCCCCTCCCGCCTTCCCTGCTCCACCTCCAGTGGCAGATGACCTGCCCCTCCCAGCTCCCCCTGAAGAGAGTGCCTGTCCACCCACCtgcccctctccccctcctcccccaccccccccacctctccctGCATCCGGTACCAGTATCGCCAGTGCTGTTGGGAACCCACAG AGACTGATGGAGAAGCAGACTAGCTTCGATCAACAACTTGACTCTCTGACCGACTTGCTGTCTGAGATGGAGACAAGAGGACCTTTTAACCCTAAG TTACCAAGCCAGTATTCTTCAGCACCAGCACCCAAGCCTTCAGCTCCTCCCCCGACTGCTCCCAAACCagccctctccttcctcccaccTCCTGAGATGGGAGACCGCCCACCTCCAGCACCTTGGGCCGAGGAACTCAAAGCCAGAACGAACCGTCAAGCCAATCACAACTCTGCACCAAACTCTGCTGCTCAGCCATTTTCTAAGGCCCCAGCAGTGGCGCCCAAGTCTGGTTTTGGAGGAAGAGTGGGAACTTCATCTGCCTCTCTGGCACAAAAACTGAACCAGAATCTGAACCAGACCCCAGCCCCTATCAGTGGAGCACCAAAaccttcccctccctctgccaccagctctttccctccacctccttcagctCCGCCTGCACCTCCTGCTGCACcaaacaacatggctgcttcCCCAGCGTCTAATCACATAAAGAGTTCTCCCTTTGCCAGTCAAGTGAACACAAACCAAAAGCCTCCAGCTGCTGTGCCTCCTCCTCAACCTAAGATGATGGCATCTCCACCCTCTCAACCAATAAAATCTCCCCCTGCATCAACA ccCTCAGCCCCTGGCCCAGTTCTCATCCCAGGTGGAGGCGTTCCTCTGAACATGAGGGAAGTGGAGGAGTTAGAGAGGATGACCAAGGACTTCATTAAAGACATGGACACACACGCGCCTGTCATCACCTCCCCTCCTACag agGTTTGTGGGAAGTGTGGCGAGGCTCTGTCCCGTACTCAACCAGCAGTGAGGGCCATGGATAAACTCTTCCACTCCAACTGCTTCTGTTGCATGAGCTGTCAGCGCCCCCTGCAGGGCATGCAGTTTTACGACAGGGATGGCTCACCTCAGTGTGAGGACTGCTACATG agTTCCCTGGCAGTGTGTTGCCGATGTGGGGAGAGGATCACAGACCGTGTGCTGAAGGCGGTGGGCCAGTGTTTCCATGCCCACTGTTTCCGCTGCAGCACCTGCTCCTGCGTACTTGAGGGGGCGCCGTTCATCActgatgacaacaacaaccccTACTGTGTCCAGGATTACCACAG GCGTTtctcccctctgtgtgtgagctgtaACGAGCCCATTGTTCCCGCCCCGGGCAGCGAGGAAACAGTCAGAGTGGTGGCTCTCGACAAGAACTTCCACCTCAAGTGTTACCGTTGTGAG GACTGCACTCGCCCTCTCTCCATAGAAGCCGATGAAAATGGCTGCTATCCATTGGATGGTAGGATCCTGTGTATGAAGTGCCACACCCAGCGAGCCAAGCGAGCTGCGCAGTGA